A DNA window from Kitasatospora atroaurantiaca contains the following coding sequences:
- a CDS encoding NAD-binding protein, giving the protein MSPTSVTDRTRPGPVLPGQQIPPGTPTGHMVICGGDALAHRLALELARLYGQRVTVVLPSLRQGHGPQIAALAADGRLAVTVVEAADLNHATLAAVGIRNAVALALTSEDDQANIHAGLRARRINPGLRLVIRVYNRRLGRRVEQLLDRAADVRRPGLSPAAPGASTTILSPSSTAAPALVAAALSGRSHVVHVDGRLLRVAEVEPGRQPGESEIATLALPAGPGRLEVSDELLPDPDSIAPEAGRVVLELLGQARQPHRRPIRLPGVSGVPLAALFSSRLRWALAGLAGLVALLAGLTSALTGQSPLHAAWLAVLDVLGIADPATDDGPGRKLLQILAAVSGMLLMPLLIALALEALGTFRTASGLRRPPRGLSGHVIVVGLGRVGSRVLDRLWELDVPIVCVDSDPTARGVARARAYGIPVVIGDATQDGVLEAAKIGRSTALITLTSNDNTNVETVLYARECNPEVRVVLRLFDDDLAGDIYRALRDSYPQAETRSRSVSFLAAPSFASAMMGREVLGAIAVGRRVLLVAAVEVAGNPDLAGRTVAETHRPGLWRVLAVALGDQGEPRWNPPPDQVLAEGDRLVVVATRAGLGQLLSSEDAQD; this is encoded by the coding sequence ATGTCACCCACGTCAGTCACCGACCGGACCAGGCCCGGTCCTGTGCTGCCCGGTCAGCAGATCCCGCCCGGGACACCGACCGGGCACATGGTCATCTGCGGCGGAGACGCGCTCGCGCACCGCCTGGCACTGGAGCTCGCCCGGCTGTACGGCCAGCGGGTCACCGTCGTACTGCCCTCGTTGCGGCAGGGCCACGGACCGCAGATCGCGGCGCTCGCCGCCGACGGCCGGCTCGCCGTCACCGTGGTCGAGGCCGCCGACCTCAACCACGCCACGCTGGCGGCGGTCGGCATCCGCAACGCCGTCGCGCTCGCCCTCACCTCCGAGGACGACCAGGCGAACATCCACGCCGGGCTGCGCGCACGCCGGATCAACCCCGGGCTGCGCCTCGTCATCCGCGTCTACAACCGCAGGCTCGGCCGGCGTGTCGAGCAGCTCCTCGACCGGGCTGCGGATGTCCGACGCCCCGGGCTGTCGCCTGCCGCCCCGGGGGCCTCCACCACCATCCTCTCGCCCTCCTCCACCGCCGCCCCTGCCCTGGTCGCGGCAGCCCTGTCCGGCCGCAGTCATGTCGTGCACGTGGACGGGCGGCTGCTGCGCGTCGCCGAGGTCGAGCCGGGCCGGCAACCGGGTGAGAGCGAGATCGCGACCCTGGCCCTGCCGGCCGGCCCGGGGCGTCTGGAGGTCAGCGACGAGCTGCTGCCCGACCCGGACTCGATCGCGCCGGAGGCCGGGCGGGTGGTCCTGGAGCTCCTCGGCCAGGCCCGGCAGCCGCACCGCCGCCCGATCAGGCTGCCGGGCGTGTCGGGCGTGCCGCTGGCCGCCCTGTTCTCCTCCCGGCTGCGCTGGGCCCTCGCCGGGCTGGCCGGCCTGGTGGCCCTGCTCGCCGGCCTGACCTCCGCACTGACCGGGCAGTCCCCCCTGCACGCCGCCTGGCTGGCCGTCCTCGACGTCCTCGGCATCGCCGACCCCGCCACCGACGACGGGCCGGGCCGCAAGCTGCTGCAGATACTGGCCGCGGTCAGCGGCATGCTGCTGATGCCATTGCTCATCGCGCTCGCTCTGGAGGCGCTCGGCACCTTCCGCACGGCATCCGGGCTGCGCCGGCCGCCACGCGGGCTGTCCGGCCATGTGATCGTGGTCGGCCTCGGCCGGGTCGGCAGCCGGGTGCTGGACCGGCTGTGGGAGCTGGACGTGCCCATCGTGTGCGTGGACAGCGACCCGACCGCCCGCGGAGTCGCCAGGGCCCGCGCGTACGGGATTCCCGTGGTGATCGGCGACGCCACCCAGGACGGCGTGCTCGAAGCCGCGAAGATCGGCCGCAGCACGGCCCTCATCACGCTCACCAGCAACGACAACACCAACGTGGAGACCGTCCTCTACGCCCGCGAGTGCAACCCGGAGGTCCGGGTGGTGCTGCGGCTCTTCGACGACGACCTCGCCGGGGACATCTACCGGGCTCTTCGCGACTCCTACCCGCAGGCCGAGACCCGCAGCCGCAGCGTCTCCTTCCTGGCGGCCCCCTCCTTCGCCTCCGCGATGATGGGGCGCGAGGTCCTCGGCGCGATCGCGGTGGGCCGCCGGGTCCTGCTGGTCGCGGCCGTCGAGGTGGCCGGCAACCCGGACCTGGCGGGACGCACCGTCGCCGAGACGCACCGCCCCGGCCTGTGGCGGGTCCTCGCCGTGGCCCTCGGCGACCAGGGCGAACCCCGCTGGAACCCGCCGCCGGACCAGGTGCTCGCCGAGGGTGACCGGCTGGTCGTGGTGGCCACCCGCGCGGGCCTGGGGCAGCTGCTGAGCAGCGAGGACGCCCAGGACTGA
- a CDS encoding RICIN domain-containing protein: MAGRRAAHRRRNHRGLLITVAAVTAGVIASAVGIGAVGDGRPTAAAGVTALSATAASPAAAPRHDEAPTPIREIPKSDPARGLVYTGLVPAAKDDKCSGVFKVSTADLCTHGPDVPPKGVDIHKTTQPAVAAVDKDPELPGADGSEPPSSADLLKDQPPVLDAPTGTTVAAASPAGASPSASGGNTAAAAAGTTVVCDGDGTTGNRVQVLYVHAPGQDRFGQYLPSFKKWAADADAIYNASAGETGGVRHIRFVTQPDCTASVLDVELSAGAIREFGAGNSALASQGFNRRDRKYMIFADAQVYCGIGTFNGDERPGQDNLSNFGPSYGRTDNGCWGGSTAAHELGHNLGAVNNSAPNSSKAGHCVDEWDIMCYSDAPYYPQMQIHCADRSHDDRLDCNHDDYYSTNVKPGSYLATHWNVANNQFLIPRGGSNPDPNPSPTPTPTSSPTPSPSPTSTTGPDVTVGQLTADSVVLSWQQVNGAAEYEIRLNGRAIGSVKSTVVRVVRLQADTAYTVAIAVRDANGRTSKPGRQASFRTLKSGGPVGPTKPGTPYQMLNGLTGQAADLWGSSTNDGTVLIAYQSTGYANQRWIFDDAGDGYLRIKSALTGKCLQLGGRLVQGQYVAQQPCSGDASQQWKVTAGGSGYTLAAKGSSLVLGVSHRWYYGGWLLELQRPDGQAYQNWSLQQAS; encoded by the coding sequence ATGGCAGGGAGAAGAGCCGCACACCGGCGGCGGAACCACCGCGGTCTGCTCATCACCGTGGCAGCGGTGACCGCCGGCGTCATCGCGAGCGCGGTCGGCATCGGAGCCGTGGGGGACGGCCGGCCGACGGCCGCAGCCGGAGTCACCGCGCTGTCCGCGACCGCCGCGTCCCCGGCAGCCGCGCCACGGCACGACGAGGCCCCGACGCCGATACGCGAGATACCGAAGAGCGACCCCGCGCGCGGCCTGGTCTACACGGGACTGGTCCCCGCGGCCAAGGACGACAAGTGCTCGGGCGTGTTCAAGGTCTCGACGGCCGATCTGTGCACCCACGGGCCTGATGTGCCGCCCAAGGGCGTCGACATCCACAAGACCACTCAGCCCGCCGTGGCCGCGGTCGACAAGGACCCCGAGCTGCCGGGCGCGGACGGCTCCGAACCGCCGTCCTCGGCCGACCTGTTGAAGGACCAGCCGCCGGTCCTGGACGCACCGACCGGCACCACAGTCGCCGCGGCCTCGCCCGCCGGCGCCTCGCCCTCGGCATCCGGCGGGAACACGGCGGCCGCGGCCGCCGGTACGACCGTCGTCTGCGACGGGGACGGGACGACGGGCAACCGCGTCCAGGTCCTCTACGTCCACGCACCGGGCCAGGACCGCTTCGGGCAGTACCTGCCCTCGTTCAAGAAGTGGGCGGCCGACGCCGACGCGATCTACAACGCCAGCGCCGGGGAGACCGGGGGCGTACGCCACATCCGGTTCGTGACCCAGCCGGACTGCACCGCCTCGGTCCTCGACGTGGAGCTCTCGGCCGGAGCGATCCGGGAGTTCGGCGCCGGCAACAGCGCGCTGGCCTCCCAGGGCTTCAACCGCCGCGACCGCAAGTACATGATCTTCGCGGACGCCCAGGTCTACTGCGGTATCGGCACCTTCAACGGTGACGAGCGCCCGGGCCAGGACAACCTCAGCAACTTCGGCCCCTCGTACGGGCGGACGGACAACGGCTGCTGGGGCGGCTCCACCGCCGCGCACGAACTCGGCCACAACCTCGGCGCGGTGAACAACAGCGCCCCGAACTCGAGCAAGGCCGGCCACTGCGTCGACGAGTGGGACATCATGTGCTACTCGGACGCGCCGTACTACCCGCAGATGCAGATCCACTGCGCGGACCGCAGCCACGACGACCGTCTCGACTGCAACCACGACGACTACTACAGCACCAACGTGAAGCCGGGCAGCTACCTGGCCACGCACTGGAACGTCGCCAACAACCAGTTCCTGATCCCGCGCGGCGGCAGCAACCCGGACCCCAACCCGAGCCCGACGCCCACGCCGACCTCGAGCCCGACCCCCTCGCCCTCGCCGACGTCCACCACCGGTCCCGACGTGACCGTGGGTCAGCTGACGGCGGACTCGGTGGTCCTGAGCTGGCAGCAGGTCAACGGCGCCGCGGAGTACGAGATCCGGCTGAACGGCCGGGCAATCGGCAGCGTCAAGTCGACCGTGGTGCGCGTGGTCCGTCTGCAGGCGGACACCGCCTACACCGTCGCCATCGCCGTGCGCGACGCGAACGGCCGTACCTCGAAGCCGGGCCGCCAGGCCTCCTTCCGCACCCTCAAGTCCGGCGGACCGGTCGGGCCCACCAAGCCCGGCACGCCGTACCAGATGCTCAACGGCCTCACCGGCCAGGCCGCGGACCTGTGGGGCAGCTCCACCAATGACGGCACCGTCCTCATCGCGTACCAGAGCACGGGTTACGCCAACCAGCGCTGGATCTTCGACGACGCCGGCGACGGGTACCTGAGGATCAAGTCTGCGCTCACCGGCAAGTGCCTCCAGCTCGGGGGCCGCCTGGTCCAGGGCCAGTACGTGGCGCAGCAGCCCTGCAGCGGAGACGCCTCGCAGCAGTGGAAGGTCACGGCCGGCGGCAGCGGTTACACGCTCGCGGCCAAGGGCAGCTCGCTCGTCCTCGGCGTCAGCCACCGCTGGTACTACGGCGGCTGGCTGCTGGAGCTCCAGCGGCCGGACGGCCAGGCGTACCAGAACTGGAGCCTGCAGCAGGCCTCCTGA
- a CDS encoding Type 1 glutamine amidotransferase-like domain-containing protein: protein MTVHLVGGGRDEGVLAELYGPFLAEAGPDPVVACVLIDEGDGAEQFALWDARLRKAAPCRPLAVLVPIGGDFDPAVLDTADALLVGGGLTPAYQDALAGPLGAYLAARPLPYAGFSAGAAIAARRALVGGWLSDGVQVCAEETSEDLEEIEVRDGLALLDLAVDVHAAQWGTLPRLVEAVARGDVASGVAIDENTALAVDGADARVRGLGRVHLVRASADGVTVRAYRAGEHVLL, encoded by the coding sequence ATGACGGTTCATCTGGTCGGCGGCGGGCGGGACGAAGGCGTACTCGCGGAGCTGTACGGGCCGTTCCTGGCGGAGGCCGGGCCGGACCCGGTGGTGGCCTGCGTTCTGATCGACGAGGGGGACGGCGCCGAGCAGTTCGCGCTGTGGGACGCCAGGCTGCGGAAGGCGGCGCCGTGCCGGCCGCTCGCGGTGCTGGTGCCGATCGGTGGTGACTTCGACCCGGCGGTGCTGGACACCGCCGACGCCCTGCTGGTCGGCGGCGGGCTGACCCCCGCCTACCAGGACGCGCTGGCCGGCCCGCTCGGCGCCTACCTGGCCGCGCGCCCGCTGCCGTACGCGGGCTTCTCGGCGGGCGCCGCGATCGCGGCCCGGCGGGCGCTGGTCGGTGGCTGGCTGTCGGACGGCGTGCAGGTCTGCGCCGAGGAGACGTCCGAGGACCTGGAGGAGATCGAGGTCCGCGACGGCCTTGCCCTGCTCGACCTCGCGGTGGACGTCCACGCCGCCCAGTGGGGCACCCTGCCGCGCCTGGTCGAGGCGGTTGCCCGAGGCGACGTCGCGTCCGGGGTGGCGATCGACGAGAACACCGCACTGGCCGTGGACGGCGCCGACGCCCGGGTCCGCGGCCTCGGCCGGGTCCATCTGGTACGGGCGAGCGCGGACGGCGTCACCGTACGCGCGTACCGGGCGGGGGAGCACGTGCTGCTGTGA
- a CDS encoding GNAT family N-acetyltransferase, whose translation MIDHETSQVRRAVRGDLAEVAALAAEHAAYEQAAPPAAGLAGLLAAELFDRPQPRLSCLVAELPGGALAGYASFTTEFSTWQGRPYLHLDCLYLRDEHRGLGLGRHLVDAVVAEAKALGLDEVQWNTPAWNEGAIRFYDRLGAVRREKMRYTLSTPDPVKVG comes from the coding sequence ATGATCGATCACGAGACATCACAGGTCCGCCGCGCGGTGCGCGGCGACCTGGCGGAGGTGGCGGCCCTGGCGGCCGAGCACGCCGCCTACGAGCAGGCCGCCCCGCCGGCCGCCGGTCTGGCGGGGCTGCTGGCGGCGGAGCTCTTCGACCGTCCGCAGCCACGGCTGAGCTGCCTGGTCGCGGAGCTGCCGGGCGGCGCGCTCGCCGGGTACGCCAGCTTCACGACGGAGTTCAGCACCTGGCAGGGGAGGCCGTACCTGCACCTGGACTGCCTCTATCTGCGCGACGAGCACCGCGGGCTCGGTCTGGGCCGGCACCTGGTCGATGCCGTGGTGGCCGAGGCGAAGGCCCTGGGGCTCGACGAGGTGCAGTGGAACACCCCGGCGTGGAACGAGGGCGCGATCCGCTTCTACGACCGTCTGGGCGCGGTGCGGCGCGAGAAGATGCGCTACACGCTAAGCACGCCGGACCCGGTCAAGGTCGGCTGA
- a CDS encoding peptidoglycan-binding domain-containing protein, translating into MSQVENVTQRFQSFVGAHEGSANGHWNNDIRNIHGVNFAEVFGMNFVAWCDIGFWVCFKLEGLEALIPKSASCYSSIAGYQQVDRYSEYPAIGAQFFVSSGELPRGGAHTGFVVGYDDDHIQTVEFNTNDTGSSEGDGCYAKTRSRFGNETSGVYAYGYPNYAEGIVSADPKWASAPPAAPPASPPPDGQLPWVYVGQVNHAAAWDPPREQGARSYSWEQVLLVEKALAAEGLLAPQYVDGSFGTLTIAAYAAWQRSLGLNGADADGKPGLSSLTKLGEKYGFRVGN; encoded by the coding sequence ATGAGTCAGGTCGAGAACGTCACGCAGAGATTCCAGTCGTTCGTCGGTGCCCACGAAGGCTCCGCCAACGGACACTGGAACAACGACATCCGGAACATCCACGGCGTGAACTTCGCCGAAGTCTTCGGTATGAACTTCGTCGCCTGGTGCGACATCGGCTTCTGGGTGTGCTTCAAGTTGGAGGGCCTGGAGGCGCTGATCCCGAAGTCGGCCAGTTGCTACAGCTCGATCGCCGGCTACCAGCAGGTCGACCGCTACTCCGAGTACCCGGCGATCGGCGCCCAGTTCTTCGTCTCCTCCGGCGAACTTCCGCGCGGGGGCGCGCACACCGGCTTCGTGGTCGGGTACGACGACGACCACATCCAGACGGTCGAGTTCAACACCAACGACACCGGATCCTCCGAAGGCGACGGCTGCTACGCCAAGACCCGGTCCCGGTTCGGGAACGAGACGTCCGGTGTCTACGCCTACGGGTACCCGAACTACGCGGAGGGCATCGTCTCGGCGGATCCGAAGTGGGCCTCCGCCCCGCCGGCCGCCCCGCCGGCGTCCCCGCCGCCGGACGGCCAGCTGCCGTGGGTCTACGTCGGCCAGGTCAACCACGCCGCGGCATGGGACCCGCCGAGGGAACAAGGGGCCCGGTCGTACTCGTGGGAGCAGGTGCTGCTGGTCGAGAAGGCCCTGGCGGCGGAGGGGCTGCTCGCCCCGCAGTACGTGGACGGCTCCTTCGGGACGCTGACCATCGCCGCCTACGCGGCCTGGCAGCGCAGTCTCGGATTGAACGGCGCGGACGCGGACGGCAAGCCCGGCCTGTCGTCCCTCACCAAACTCGGGGAGAAGTACGGCTTCCGAGTCGGAAACTGA
- a CDS encoding MSMEG_1061 family FMN-dependent PPOX-type flavoprotein: protein MTTPTPATGRLFDALQSTAVREVAALREIYEHPGEHARRKQVDHIHEVARGLIGCSSLVFMASAGADGRCDVTPRGGPAGFVSVLDEHTLAIPDATGNKRLDSLHNIVETGQVGLLFVIPGRDSTLRVNGRACISTDPRLLEQLTAVGKPPRSAVIVGVEEVYGHCPKAFLRGSAWKPEQWLAPDAAPSSAEVTLSHLGDPALTVELIEQAEREALLYRYE from the coding sequence GTGACCACACCGACGCCGGCCACCGGCCGCCTCTTCGACGCCCTGCAGTCCACCGCCGTACGTGAGGTGGCCGCACTCCGTGAGATCTACGAGCACCCCGGTGAGCACGCCCGGCGCAAGCAGGTGGACCACATCCACGAAGTCGCCCGCGGACTGATCGGCTGCTCCTCGCTCGTCTTCATGGCCAGCGCCGGAGCCGACGGCCGCTGCGACGTGACGCCCCGCGGCGGACCGGCCGGCTTCGTCTCCGTCCTCGACGAGCACACCCTGGCCATCCCCGACGCGACCGGCAACAAGCGCCTCGACAGCCTGCACAACATCGTGGAGACCGGGCAGGTCGGCCTGCTCTTCGTGATACCCGGGCGCGACTCCACCCTGCGGGTCAACGGCCGGGCCTGCATCTCCACCGACCCCCGCCTGCTGGAGCAGCTGACCGCCGTCGGCAAGCCGCCGCGCAGCGCGGTCATCGTCGGCGTCGAGGAGGTGTACGGCCACTGCCCCAAGGCCTTCCTGCGCGGCTCCGCCTGGAAGCCCGAGCAGTGGCTCGCCCCCGACGCCGCCCCCAGCTCGGCCGAGGTCACCCTCTCCCACCTCGGCGACCCCGCCCTGACGGTCGAGCTCATCGAGCAGGCCGAGCGTGAGGCTCTGCTCTACCGGTACGAATAG
- a CDS encoding ATP-binding protein, translating to MAACPFVGRGDVLAEIAAALESARAGRGGLVALTGAAGAGKTRTAEEAAARAEGFRVLWSWCPPESAGSSFRPWAGLLRELVADDVRCGRLAQGSPPLRALVAGQVAGVLRAADPETARLRLAGDVAELVRLSAERAPLLLVLDDVHDADPSSLHLLQELASTVRTARVLLLVTARDDEAAWRGRPQARAALVRRAHSLPLGPLPERDIAALLTAATGTDASPQAVRELAEHTGGEPFFVTELLRAGSGLPTTVRAAVAARVAELAPEGARVLAAASVLGTRFRLDVLAEAAGVPLDDLRAVLADAAAAGLLAPVEPGSGAFRHDLLREAVYAELRPAEQVALHRRSGEVLAELARRGRDVGPAEVAHHLLLAGPERAEAAARYARQAGDRAAELLAYEDAAQWYERSLPGSSGEALVEELIALGTARLGAGRRQAARAEFLRAAGLARTAGRPDLLASAALGLGAGPTGFEVDLVDREQTDLLEEARAGLREGKGPGGAETAGRTALRAAVTARLSVATALIEPEQRRLALAEEAVRTARSARDPATLAYALSALCDVRSGPDHCRDRLGWAGESVALARQAGEPTLELLGRRLRLVALLETGDIAGADAEALAYEAAARPLHRPLYEWYVPLWRGARALMEGRFEDCRAALDEAESLGEQAGSGNAAILVGTQRWCLLAESGDLPGIERLLADRPPLDRIPGVWPRVTLALLAAQFGRAEEAAQRLSAVAPSLAGAPRDSEWLPMLAQAADTIGLIGPHPLAQQLYDLLSPHAQLFVVEGIGAAVRGPVQRWLALLAAALGDSAAAREHAEAALAAARSTGAARLLGQLGQVGPGAGAAPGPPEDGVFRLDGELWQLRFAGREVRLPDSKGLHDLATLLARPGIPVPALDLVTEPAGPTGRSTTEAEGLHRPGDTGELLDATARTAYRRRLQELEQEAEEADAAGDSERSARIAVERDALVGQLSAAYGLGGRVRRTGSAAERARTAVTARIKAAVGRIGRAHPELGRHLSGSVRTGTLCVYQPETPPRWQL from the coding sequence ATGGCGGCCTGTCCGTTCGTCGGGCGTGGTGATGTGCTGGCCGAGATCGCCGCAGCGCTGGAGAGCGCCAGAGCGGGCCGCGGCGGCCTGGTCGCGCTCACCGGCGCGGCCGGTGCGGGGAAGACCCGCACGGCGGAGGAGGCGGCCGCGCGGGCCGAGGGATTCCGGGTGCTGTGGTCCTGGTGCCCGCCGGAGTCGGCGGGCAGCTCGTTCCGGCCGTGGGCGGGTCTGCTGCGCGAGCTGGTGGCGGACGACGTCCGGTGCGGGCGGCTCGCCCAGGGCTCCCCGCCGCTCCGCGCGCTGGTGGCCGGGCAGGTGGCCGGTGTGCTCAGGGCCGCGGACCCGGAGACGGCGCGGCTGCGGCTGGCCGGGGACGTGGCGGAGCTCGTCCGGCTGAGCGCCGAGCGGGCGCCGCTGCTGCTGGTGCTGGACGACGTCCACGACGCCGACCCCTCCTCGCTGCACCTGCTCCAGGAGCTGGCCTCGACCGTCCGGACGGCCCGGGTCCTGCTGCTGGTCACCGCGCGGGACGACGAGGCGGCGTGGCGGGGCCGTCCGCAGGCTCGGGCCGCCCTGGTCCGCAGGGCCCACAGCCTGCCGCTGGGCCCGCTGCCGGAGCGGGACATCGCCGCGCTGCTCACGGCGGCGACCGGCACCGATGCCTCGCCGCAGGCGGTGCGGGAACTGGCCGAGCACACCGGGGGCGAGCCCTTCTTCGTCACGGAGCTGCTGCGGGCCGGGAGCGGGCTGCCGACGACGGTACGGGCTGCCGTGGCGGCGCGCGTGGCGGAGCTCGCGCCGGAGGGTGCGCGGGTGCTGGCCGCCGCCTCCGTGCTGGGTACGCGCTTTCGCCTCGATGTCCTGGCCGAGGCCGCCGGGGTGCCGCTCGACGACCTGCGCGCCGTGCTCGCCGACGCTGCGGCGGCGGGCCTGCTCGCTCCGGTCGAGCCGGGCTCGGGTGCGTTCCGGCACGACCTGCTGCGCGAGGCCGTGTACGCGGAGCTCCGGCCGGCGGAGCAGGTGGCCCTGCACCGCCGTTCCGGCGAGGTGCTCGCCGAGCTGGCCCGGCGTGGACGGGACGTCGGGCCGGCCGAGGTCGCCCACCACCTGCTGCTCGCCGGCCCGGAGCGGGCGGAGGCCGCGGCGCGGTACGCGCGGCAGGCGGGGGACCGGGCGGCGGAGCTGCTCGCGTACGAGGACGCCGCGCAGTGGTACGAGCGCAGCCTCCCTGGCAGCAGCGGCGAGGCGCTGGTGGAGGAGCTGATCGCGCTCGGTACGGCGCGGCTGGGCGCGGGCCGGCGGCAGGCGGCGCGCGCCGAGTTCCTGCGCGCCGCCGGTCTGGCGCGTACGGCGGGCCGCCCGGACCTGCTGGCCTCGGCGGCGCTCGGACTCGGGGCCGGGCCGACCGGCTTCGAGGTGGACCTCGTCGACCGGGAGCAGACCGACCTGCTGGAGGAGGCGAGAGCCGGGCTCCGAGAGGGCAAGGGCCCGGGTGGGGCAGAGACCGCGGGCCGCACAGCGCTCCGCGCGGCGGTCACGGCCCGCCTCTCGGTGGCGACGGCCCTGATCGAGCCCGAGCAGCGGCGCCTCGCCCTCGCCGAGGAGGCGGTGCGCACGGCCAGGTCGGCGCGTGACCCAGCCACCCTGGCGTACGCCCTCTCGGCGCTCTGCGACGTCCGCTCGGGGCCGGACCACTGCCGGGACCGGCTCGGGTGGGCGGGGGAGTCGGTCGCCCTGGCCCGGCAGGCGGGCGAGCCGACCCTCGAACTGCTCGGCAGGCGGCTGCGCCTGGTCGCCCTGCTGGAGACCGGCGACATCGCGGGTGCCGACGCGGAGGCGCTCGCCTACGAGGCGGCGGCCCGCCCGCTCCACCGGCCGCTGTACGAGTGGTACGTGCCGCTCTGGCGGGGCGCGCGGGCCCTGATGGAGGGCCGGTTCGAGGACTGCAGGGCGGCACTCGACGAGGCGGAGTCGCTCGGCGAGCAGGCCGGCAGTGGCAACGCCGCCATCCTGGTGGGGACCCAACGCTGGTGCCTGCTGGCCGAGTCGGGGGATCTGCCGGGTATCGAGAGGCTGTTGGCCGACCGGCCGCCGCTCGACCGGATTCCGGGAGTGTGGCCACGCGTCACCCTCGCCCTGCTGGCGGCGCAGTTCGGCCGGGCCGAGGAGGCAGCGCAGCGGCTGTCGGCGGTCGCCCCGAGCCTGGCCGGCGCGCCACGCGACAGCGAGTGGCTGCCGATGCTGGCACAGGCCGCCGACACGATCGGTCTGATCGGACCACATCCCTTGGCGCAGCAGCTGTATGACTTGCTGTCACCTCATGCGCAGCTCTTCGTCGTGGAGGGCATCGGTGCCGCGGTGCGCGGTCCCGTCCAGCGCTGGCTGGCACTGCTGGCCGCCGCCCTCGGCGACTCGGCCGCCGCCCGTGAGCACGCCGAGGCGGCGCTTGCGGCGGCCCGCTCCACCGGGGCAGCGCGCCTGCTCGGGCAGCTCGGCCAGGTCGGGCCTGGGGCCGGGGCTGCGCCGGGCCCGCCGGAGGACGGCGTCTTCCGCCTCGACGGCGAGCTCTGGCAGCTGAGATTCGCGGGCCGCGAGGTGCGCCTGCCGGACAGCAAGGGCCTGCACGACCTCGCCACCCTGCTGGCCCGCCCGGGCATCCCCGTCCCCGCTCTCGACCTGGTGACCGAGCCGGCCGGGCCGACCGGGCGGTCGACCACGGAGGCCGAGGGGCTTCATCGGCCGGGGGACACCGGCGAGTTGCTCGACGCCACCGCGCGGACGGCCTACCGCCGACGGCTCCAGGAGCTGGAACAGGAGGCCGAGGAGGCTGACGCCGCGGGAGACTCCGAGCGCTCCGCGCGGATCGCGGTGGAGCGCGACGCCCTGGTCGGCCAGCTCTCCGCCGCGTACGGCCTGGGCGGCCGGGTGCGGCGTACGGGCTCGGCGGCGGAGCGGGCCCGTACGGCGGTCACGGCCCGGATCAAGGCCGCCGTCGGCCGGATCGGACGGGCCCATCCCGAGCTGGGCCGCCACCTGAGCGGCTCGGTCAGGACCGGCACGCTCTGCGTGTACCAGCCGGAGACACCGCCGCGCTGGCAGCTGTGA
- a CDS encoding cupin domain-containing protein, protein MPRTSKAEAPLVLDEPVIEGRYTELDGYTVGFETHKADTDPAPLFRGLPGDRCQCPHWGMVVTGKVVFRYADHDEVFRAGDAYYGAPGHLPLIFAGTELVEFSPTEALGRTMAVVGRNMAEVTS, encoded by the coding sequence ATGCCACGCACATCGAAGGCCGAGGCGCCGCTCGTCCTGGACGAGCCGGTGATCGAGGGCCGGTACACCGAACTCGACGGCTACACCGTCGGCTTCGAGACGCACAAGGCGGACACCGACCCCGCCCCGCTCTTCCGGGGCCTGCCCGGCGACCGCTGCCAGTGCCCGCACTGGGGGATGGTGGTGACCGGCAAGGTGGTGTTCCGCTACGCCGATCACGACGAGGTCTTCCGCGCGGGCGACGCCTACTACGGCGCCCCCGGCCATCTGCCGCTGATCTTCGCCGGCACCGAGCTGGTCGAGTTCAGCCCCACCGAGGCGCTGGGCCGCACGATGGCCGTCGTCGGCCGGAACATGGCGGAGGTGACCTCATGA